ATAAAGTTTTAAATATAAGTGAAAACACGGGAATCAATAATGTGATAATGGATCCCCGCAATCCTGATGTTCTTTATGCCACCTCTGAACAGCGTCGAAGACATGATTTTACTAAAATTGGCGGAGGCCCTGAATCAGGTATCTGGAAATCTACCGATGCTGGTGCAAACTGGATTAAATTGACTTCGGGATTGCCTTCAGCCGAAATGGGAGGCATTGGTATTGCCATTTCTCCCGTTAATCCCGATGTTGTTTATGCAATTATTGAAGCCGCAGGTGATGCCGGAGGATTTTACCGGACCAATAACCGTGGTGCTTCATGGGAAAGAATGAGCGGACACACAGCTCAGGGACAATATTATAATGAGATCTACTGCGATCCCAGGGATGTTGACAAGGTTTACTCTGTTGAAACATTTTCTCAATATACCGAAGATGGCGGTAAAACCTGGAAAAACGTCAGTACCAAAAACCGCCACGTTGATGATCATGCACTCTGGATTGATCCTTCCAATACCCGCCATTTTCTTATTGGTGGAGATGGCGGCATTTATGAAACCTGGGATGGTGGACAGGATTTTCAGTTTAAGAACAACCTGCCGGTTACCCAGTTTTACCGTGTCAATGTTGACAATAGCGAGCCATTTTACTACGTTTACGGAGGAACACAGGATAACAACAGTATGGGCGGGCCTTCGCGCAATACAAGCAGCCTTGGAGTGGTAAATGATGAATGGTTTGTTACCAATGGCGGTGATGGTTTCTGGACAGCAGTGGATCCTCAGGATCCCAACATCGTTTATGCTGAAGCGCAGTACGGTAATATGGTTCGCTACGACCGCAAAAGCGGTGAAGCGATTGATATCAGACCCGAGCCACGCAAAGGAGAAGATACCTATAAATGGTATTGGGATACCCCGTTAATCATCAGCAAGCATGCTCACACCAGATTGTATACAGCGGCTAATAAAGTATTTCGCAGCGATGACAGAGGAAATACCTGGCAGGTTATTTCTGACGATTTGACTACCGGTACCGATCGCAACAGCTGGCCTGTGATGGGAAAATACTGGAGCATCGATGCCGTTGCCAAGGATGTTTCAACTTCACTCTGGGGGCTTATTGTTTCTCTTGACGAATCGCCGGTAAAGGAAAATCTGATTTATGCAGGAACCGATGATGGATTGATTCAGGTTACCGAAGATGCTAAAACATGGCGCCGTGCAGGCAGCTTTCCGGGCGTTCCTGAGTTTACTTTTGTGGCTGATGTTTTGCCATCGCAGTTTGACGAAAATGTGGTGTTTGCTGCATTTGACAATACCAAACGCGACGATTTCAAACCATATCTGCTGAAAAGTTCCGATAAAGGTAAAACCTGGGTCTCTATTGCTTCCAACCTTCCGGAGAATGGAAGTGTGCACACTATCGCCCAGGATTTTATTAACCCCGATCTGCTGTTTGTGGGTACTGAGTTTGGTTTGTTCTTCAGCATTGATGGCGGTGCGCAGTGGACACCACTAAAAAATGGTTTGCCTGTTATTTCAGTCAGAGACATTGCTATTCAAAAACGCGAAAACGATTTGGTACTTGCTACTTTCGGCCGTGGTTTTTATATCCTGGAGGATTATTCACCACTACGTGTTGTTAACAAAGCTGTTATGGATAGTCAGGCATATATGTTTGATGTGAAAGACGCGCTGATGTTTGTAGAAACCGGTGGAAAATACGGACAAGGTTCTTCCTATTACGCAGCGAAAAACCCTGAATTAGGCGCAACATTTACCTGGTGGTTGAAAGATGTGCCCCAGACGCTGCTTGAAAAAAGACAGGAAAAAGAAAAAGAACTGTTTAAAAAAGGCGAAAAAATACCTCAACCTACTGAAGGCGAGCTACGGGCAGAGCAAAATGAAATAGCTCCCTATCTGGTATTTACCATTACTGACGAATCAGGAAATATCGTTCGCAAGCTTTATCAAAAACCTTCAAAGGGAATGAACCGCACCCTTTGGGATTTGCGCTATGCATCAACCAATCCTGTGCGTAATCGTGATGGTAAGTTTGATCCGTTTAAAGATGGCAATTCAGGACTGTTTGCCATGCCAGGAAAGTATTTTGTAGCCATGGATTTGGTAGCTGGCGGCGAAGTAAAAAATCTGACCGGCCCCAAACCATTTCAAGCCGTTGTGCTAAATAACACCACACTGCCAGCCGAAAACCGCGCTGAACTGGTTGCTTTCCAGCAAAAGGTTGCTGAGTTGATTCGCATTGTGCAGGGAACTGATAATTTTACCGAAGAATTATCGGAAAAAATTGCCACCATGATGCAGGCTGTTCACCAAACTCCCGGAGCTTCTGCTACACTCGAAACTAAATTGCTGGCACTTTCCCTAAAGGTTGACGACATTTTGTTTGCTTTTAACGGAAAAGAGCCTAAAGCCAGCCGCGAAGAAAATCCTCCGGCACCGGTTTCTATCAATGAAAGGCTCGGCAACATTATTTATGCTTTTTACGGAAACAGTTCGGCTCCAACCAGCACACATCTGCGCAGCTACGACATAATCCGCGATGAATTTCCAGCGCTTTATAACCAGGTAAAACAAATAAGCGAAGTTGAACTTCCTGCAATTGAAGCTGAAATGGAAAAGGCAGGTGTCCCCTATACTCCAGGCAGGTTGCCTGAGTGGAAGTAAGTGATAAGCTTTTGGTCAAGTGTTTATTTTCACTGATCAAACATTTTATTTGGATTTATAATACCAGAAACCGCCTCAATTCTAAGGGCGGTTTCCTGTTTTAAATTATTTCTGTACGGTCTAAGAAATTTGAATTCATCATATTTGGCGCACAATTCGAAGTTATTTGTACCTTTGAGTTTCATGTTTACCAGTAATAATAGCAGTTTCACAAATTGCAATTGGTTTGACGTTTCAAATCTGTTTTATGTTAAATATAGCTTTGTTTGGCCCTCCGGGTGCGGGAAAAGGAACCCAGTCTGAATTCCTGATTAAAAAGTTCAACCTGTTTTACATTTCCACGGGCGATTTGTTAAGGAAAGAAATTGCGGAAAAAACCAAATTAGGAATTGAGGCACAGAGTATTATTGCGCAGGGTGGCTTGGTTTCAGATGAAATTATTGTTCAGATTATTGAAAAAACAATTACTGATAATCCTGATTCCAATGGGTTCCTTTTCGATGGATTTCCCCGTACATATATTCAGGCTTACATTCTCGAAGGACTAATGCTGAAGTTGAATACTTCACTTAACTGTCTGATAAGTATGGTTGTGCCTGAGCAAGAGTCTGTTGAGAGGTTGCTAAACAGAGGGAAAACATCAGGCAGGAGCGATGATAATGAGGAGGTTATCCGCAACAGACTAAGGGAATACAATGACAAAACACTGCCAGTTCTTCAGTTTTATCGCGATAAGGGTATATATGAAGAAGTAAACGGTTTAGCGTCTATTGATGAAGTGAACCAGGCCATTACAAAAATTATCAATCATGAACTGAGTAAGAGCTTGTCAAACATTGTACTTTTTGGTTATCCGGGTTCAGGTCGTGGTTCGCAGGGAAAGGCTTTGGCTGAAAAATTCGGGCTTGAGTACGTGGCTACAGGCGAAATGCTTGAACAGGAAATTGCCAGCGGTTCTGAAACAGGCGAAAAAATTACTGCAATGTATGAAAACGGCCAATTGGTGCCCGATGAAATAGTGGTTCAGCTGATTGAAAAGAAACTGGCCGGCTCGAAAGAAGTTAAGGGTTATATCTTTAAGGGATTTCCCAGAACCCTTGTCCAGTCATATATTCTTGATGGCTTGTTGAAGAAATACGGCTCCTCTATTTCAAAAATTATTGAAATAGAAGTGCCCACGCTTGAACTGATTAGCAGGTTGGATGCCAGAAGTAAGACTTCTGCCTGTATGCCTTATGACAGTTCAACAGCCAAAATTGTGAAACGCCTTCAGGAGCATGAGACCAAAACCGTTCCTGTTATTGAAAAATACAATCAGTTGCACGGTGTAATTAAAATTGATGGCAGAGGCGCATTTGATGAAGTATTTAACCGTATCTCAGCAGCCATAGAGAATGGAATCAAAAATTTGCGTTAGAATCAGACGTGACAAATAAAGCTTATGTCAGGCTAAAATAAAAAGGGCCTTGAAGTGAATGCTTCAAGGCCCTTTTGTAGCCCCGATAGGAATCGAACCTATATTTAAAGTTTAGGAAACTTCCGTTCTATCCATTGAACTACGGAGCCTTAACTAGCAGGTGCAAAATTAGGCAATTCCTTCATATTGTGCAAATCGGATTTTGGATGTTAAAAAGCTTTATTTCTGTAAGCGCATGGCATAGGACTGTTTTTGTTTCCAGTGGTCAATCAATCGCTGTCCCAGCCGGATAAACGGTTTTTCATAAAAATGATAAACCAGTATGCTGAGGAGCAGGGTAATGGCAAAACCAGTATAAATCAGCGTTTTATGATTGCTGAAGCCGGCATATTTTTTTAGCATTAAAAATACAAGCGGATGAAGCAGATATACCGAATAGGATGCTTCGCCCAAAGTTGAAAGCACATAGCCGGCAATTTTGCCTGTTTTAAAGTCAATCATCAGAAATGAAGCGGTTATGCCCAGCGAAAGCAATACAAATATTATCCGGTTGTTACCGGCAATCAGCGCACTTAAATCGCCTTTTACAGGATAGAAAACAAAAAGCAACAATGCAGAAGCCAGCAAAAGCAGTGCATAGGGCAGGGGTACTTTTTTGCCGGCAAGCAACTGGCCGCATAGCAAGCCTCCGCTAAACAATACCAGTTGATTCAGGGGGTTAAGGTAATGGCTCCACTGCATCTTCAGGGTGAGGTTTGTTGCCAAAACTGAGTAAGCAAAAAAAAGTGCAAGCCCCGCAGCCAGTGCAAAAAATAGCACCGGTGCGAACTGGGTTTTTCTTCCGGAAAATATAACCAGCGGGAAAATGGTGTAAAAAACCAGCTCATTACCAATAGACCACGAGGCCACAGCAATGTAATGATCGGGCGCAAAAAAACCGAAAAGGCCGGTGAGGTTAAGAAGAAGATCAGAGAGGTTGGTTTTAAAGTTTAACAGAACAACCGACACAAAAATGCTGAGCCAGAGCAGCGGAAAGATGCGGAATATACGTTTAACAAAGTAATGGCCTGTATTTTGGGGGCTTAGCGAGTTGTTGTAAACAATAAAAAGGGTAAGTCCGCTGAGCACATAAAAAACAGATACTCCATAAATGCCAGTTCGTCCCGCAAAGGTATCAGCCCCCAGTTTGTATGACGACCAGGTGAAATAGTGGTAGACCATAATGCTGAATGCAGCCAGTCCTCTCAAATAATCCAACGACTGAACCCTGTTCTTCACCTGTTGTTTTGAAATTTAAATGTAAGTAACAGATATTAACCTGTTTGGTATTGATTTTGTAAACAAAGCTCCCCAAAAGTGTGCAAAGATAGTGTTAATAATATGTTGTAGTAGCTATAGCATTCAATAAGCCTGTCGGGTTAGATGTCTTGCTTCATTTTTTAGCAAGAGCCGCCGGACGGAGTATTGAAATATTTACATTTGCGTGATAGATTAAATCAAAAAGGATGAGAAAATTATTGATTGCCATTTTAGTAACGCTTGGTTTTAGTTCGAGCGCCCAGTTTAGTAAATATTTTTACAACAAAACCCTGCGCATTGATTATGTGCATACAGGTAATGCTACAAGCGATGCTTACGCAATTGACGAACTTATTGAAGAGCCATTTTGGGGGGGCTCAAAAGTTAACCTTGTAAACGCAATGGATTACGGAAACTATAAAGTAACTGTGCAGGATATTGAGTCTGGTACTGTTATTTACAAGCACAATTATTCCAGTTTGTTTTCTGAATGGCAAACAACCGGTGAAGCAAAAGAAACTTTCAGAGCTTATCCTGAAAATGTAGTTATTCCTTCTCCCCGGAAACCGGTAATGGTTGATTTTTATAACCGTACCAGAAATAATGAATGGATACTGAAATTTAGTTATAAGCTGGATCCTTCAAGTTATTTTATTAAAAAGGAACGGCGTCACGAGTACCCGTCTTTTGTTATAAATCAGGCCGGAGACCCTTCGGTATGTCTTGATATTGTTTTTATTCCTGAAGGATACACTGCCGATGAAATGGAGAAATTTAAGGCTGACTGTAACCGGCTGTCTGATTTTTTACTCAAGTGTAATCCATTTGACGAGTACAAAAACAAAATAAACATAGTTGGAGTGCTGGCTCCGTCCATAGAATCAGGTGCTGATATCCCGGGCAAGGGTGTTTGGAAGAAAACCATTCTCAACAGCTCCTTTTATACTTTTGATATTGATCGTTACCTCACCACTTACGATATGAAAAGTGTGCGCGATGTGGCAGCCAATGTTCCGTATGATCAAATATGCATCGTGGCCAACTCTCAGGTTTATGGTGGAGGTGGCATATACAACCATTATGCATTGTTTACCAGCGATAACCCTTATGCCAATTATGTATTTGTACATGAATTCGGCCACAGCTTTGCGGGTTTGGGCGACGAGTATTACAATTCGGAAGTAGCGTATGAAGATTTTTACAACTTAAAGGTTGAACCATGGGAGCCAAATCTTACCACACTGGTCGATTTTGATGCTAAATGGAAAAGTATGGTCACCCCTGGAGCTCCAATTCCAACACCCGCATCTGAGAAAGATAAATATGCCGTCGGTGCATACGAAGGAGGAGGCTATATGACCAAAGGCGTTTACAGACCGGCTCATGATTGCACGATGAAATCACTGTCGTACAACAATTTTTGTCCTGTCTGTAAAAAAGCTATTCGCGATATGCTGGAAACATATACCCATTAATTTGATAATGAGTTTTTTACTTAATCTGAAGTTTTGGTAGTAAACACCCGTTTTTCTGACCTTGGCCTTATTGAATATGGGGCAGCCTGGGCTCTGCAGGAGCGTTTGTTCAATTATATTATTGAGCAGAAAAAGGCAGGCCTGGCTGAAACTGAGAACTTTCTGCTGTTTTGCGAGCATCCGCATGTTTATACTTTAGGTAAAAGTGGTTCTGACTCAAATCTGCTGATTGATGCCATTCAGTTAAAGGCAAAAGAAGCATCCTTTTTCAGAACAAACCGCGGAGGCGATATTACTTATCATGGCCCCGGCCAGCTTGTCGGTTATCCAATCTTCAATCTTGAACCATTGGTCAGCGGGGCAAGAGAATATATAGAAAAACTTGAGGAAGCCATCATTTTAACCCTTCAGCCTTATGGTGTTTACGGTGAACGAATGAAAGGGGCAACCGGTGTTTGGCTCGATATTGATCAACCCGGAAAAACCAGGAAGATTTGTGCCATTGGTGTGCGTACCAGCCATTGGGTTAGTATGCATGGGTTTGCCTTAAATATCAATACCAACCTGCAATATTTTAATTTTATTCATCCATGTGGTTTCACTGATAAATCTGTGACTTCACTTGCTGCTGAACTTGGGCAGGAGGTGGACATTCATGAAGTGAAAACAACATTATTATCGAAACTGGCGTTTGTGTTTAATCTTAAACCTGACGTGGTTTCTATTGCTGAACTTAATCAGAAAATTAATAAATGAGAAAAATAGAATCGATTTGTGTATTTTGTGGTTCTTCGCCCGGAGCTGATGTGGCTTTTACTGAAGCTGCCCGCGAGCTTGGCCGGCTATTGGGTCAGAAGAAAATTACATTGGTTTACGGGGGAA
This region of Lentimicrobiaceae bacterium genomic DNA includes:
- a CDS encoding glycosyl hydrolase, whose protein sequence is MNHSGLNPEKRGKKAMLSACKTNAIIMPLHQLLAIFILSIAVLIPGHMYAQKKQHTSVKDTLKPGDFSGLKFRSIGPAFCSGRIADFAVNPKNTAEYYVAVASGHIWKTINSGTTWEPVFDHYGSYSIGCLAMDPENSNVIWAGTGENNHQRALGYGDGIYKSIDGGKSWKNMGLKNSRQIGMIAINPQNTDIVYVAAEGSVWGPGEERGLYKTTDGGKTWNKVLNISENTGINNVIMDPRNPDVLYATSEQRRRHDFTKIGGGPESGIWKSTDAGANWIKLTSGLPSAEMGGIGIAISPVNPDVVYAIIEAAGDAGGFYRTNNRGASWERMSGHTAQGQYYNEIYCDPRDVDKVYSVETFSQYTEDGGKTWKNVSTKNRHVDDHALWIDPSNTRHFLIGGDGGIYETWDGGQDFQFKNNLPVTQFYRVNVDNSEPFYYVYGGTQDNNSMGGPSRNTSSLGVVNDEWFVTNGGDGFWTAVDPQDPNIVYAEAQYGNMVRYDRKSGEAIDIRPEPRKGEDTYKWYWDTPLIISKHAHTRLYTAANKVFRSDDRGNTWQVISDDLTTGTDRNSWPVMGKYWSIDAVAKDVSTSLWGLIVSLDESPVKENLIYAGTDDGLIQVTEDAKTWRRAGSFPGVPEFTFVADVLPSQFDENVVFAAFDNTKRDDFKPYLLKSSDKGKTWVSIASNLPENGSVHTIAQDFINPDLLFVGTEFGLFFSIDGGAQWTPLKNGLPVISVRDIAIQKRENDLVLATFGRGFYILEDYSPLRVVNKAVMDSQAYMFDVKDALMFVETGGKYGQGSSYYAAKNPELGATFTWWLKDVPQTLLEKRQEKEKELFKKGEKIPQPTEGELRAEQNEIAPYLVFTITDESGNIVRKLYQKPSKGMNRTLWDLRYASTNPVRNRDGKFDPFKDGNSGLFAMPGKYFVAMDLVAGGEVKNLTGPKPFQAVVLNNTTLPAENRAELVAFQQKVAELIRIVQGTDNFTEELSEKIATMMQAVHQTPGASATLETKLLALSLKVDDILFAFNGKEPKASREENPPAPVSINERLGNIIYAFYGNSSAPTSTHLRSYDIIRDEFPALYNQVKQISEVELPAIEAEMEKAGVPYTPGRLPEWK
- a CDS encoding adenylate kinase, whose protein sequence is MLNIALFGPPGAGKGTQSEFLIKKFNLFYISTGDLLRKEIAEKTKLGIEAQSIIAQGGLVSDEIIVQIIEKTITDNPDSNGFLFDGFPRTYIQAYILEGLMLKLNTSLNCLISMVVPEQESVERLLNRGKTSGRSDDNEEVIRNRLREYNDKTLPVLQFYRDKGIYEEVNGLASIDEVNQAITKIINHELSKSLSNIVLFGYPGSGRGSQGKALAEKFGLEYVATGEMLEQEIASGSETGEKITAMYENGQLVPDEIVVQLIEKKLAGSKEVKGYIFKGFPRTLVQSYILDGLLKKYGSSISKIIEIEVPTLELISRLDARSKTSACMPYDSSTAKIVKRLQEHETKTVPVIEKYNQLHGVIKIDGRGAFDEVFNRISAAIENGIKNLR
- a CDS encoding acyltransferase yields the protein MKNRVQSLDYLRGLAAFSIMVYHYFTWSSYKLGADTFAGRTGIYGVSVFYVLSGLTLFIVYNNSLSPQNTGHYFVKRIFRIFPLLWLSIFVSVVLLNFKTNLSDLLLNLTGLFGFFAPDHYIAVASWSIGNELVFYTIFPLVIFSGRKTQFAPVLFFALAAGLALFFAYSVLATNLTLKMQWSHYLNPLNQLVLFSGGLLCGQLLAGKKVPLPYALLLLASALLLFVFYPVKGDLSALIAGNNRIIFVLLSLGITASFLMIDFKTGKIAGYVLSTLGEASYSVYLLHPLVFLMLKKYAGFSNHKTLIYTGFAITLLLSILVYHFYEKPFIRLGQRLIDHWKQKQSYAMRLQK
- a CDS encoding peptidase M64 — translated: MRKLLIAILVTLGFSSSAQFSKYFYNKTLRIDYVHTGNATSDAYAIDELIEEPFWGGSKVNLVNAMDYGNYKVTVQDIESGTVIYKHNYSSLFSEWQTTGEAKETFRAYPENVVIPSPRKPVMVDFYNRTRNNEWILKFSYKLDPSSYFIKKERRHEYPSFVINQAGDPSVCLDIVFIPEGYTADEMEKFKADCNRLSDFLLKCNPFDEYKNKINIVGVLAPSIESGADIPGKGVWKKTILNSSFYTFDIDRYLTTYDMKSVRDVAANVPYDQICIVANSQVYGGGGIYNHYALFTSDNPYANYVFVHEFGHSFAGLGDEYYNSEVAYEDFYNLKVEPWEPNLTTLVDFDAKWKSMVTPGAPIPTPASEKDKYAVGAYEGGGYMTKGVYRPAHDCTMKSLSYNNFCPVCKKAIRDMLETYTH
- the lipB gene encoding lipoyl(octanoyl) transferase LipB; amino-acid sequence: MVVNTRFSDLGLIEYGAAWALQERLFNYIIEQKKAGLAETENFLLFCEHPHVYTLGKSGSDSNLLIDAIQLKAKEASFFRTNRGGDITYHGPGQLVGYPIFNLEPLVSGAREYIEKLEEAIILTLQPYGVYGERMKGATGVWLDIDQPGKTRKICAIGVRTSHWVSMHGFALNINTNLQYFNFIHPCGFTDKSVTSLAAELGQEVDIHEVKTTLLSKLAFVFNLKPDVVSIAELNQKINK